The Brassica napus cultivar Da-Ae chromosome C7, Da-Ae, whole genome shotgun sequence genomic interval CGCCCTTCGTAGTAGCCACGACCTTCCTCTGACTCACCTCTCCTCTGCTTCCACCCACCCCTCTCATACTCCGTTTCTCTCTCACGAGATCTCCCACCATCGTCGTCATACTCGCCGCTCTCGTACTCCCTTTCCCTTTTCCGACTCCGGTCACGATCGTGATCCCGTGCACGACGGTCTCTATCTCCTCTGCACGCctgctctctctttctctaccGCGGTCCCGGTGGTGCTTATCCTCTCGATGGCTTTCTCTCGGTCTATCACGAGACCTCTCATGAGACCTTTCACGAGACTGCTCCCGTTCCCTTTCTTTTCCCCTATCACGAGATTTCTCACTGCATACGCCACAACAAGGTGACAGTAAGATAGGAAAGAAActactttgaaaaaaaaaactagcttACCGGTCTTCACGGGCTCTAGGTTCCTCGGAGCGGGATGACCTTCCTTgcgatggttgttgttgtttttgttccTCCTCGCCAGTAATCTTCTCACCAGGAACTCTGGTTGTACCAAGTCCACTACCAAGCCTACGAGGACGCCAGTTCGGGACTGTTCTGCCTCTCTCAACATCAACAGGCACTCTTCTACCATCAATCTTCTTTCCATCACCCTGTTTGTATGCCGCTAATAAGACACCACAAGCTTTACGTCAGCAGAGAAAAAGGATAATAAACTGAACAGAGAACAACATTTACAATCCCGCACCTTTTATGTTACGAGTGTTTAAGTACTCAATGAAGGCATGGGTTTACTGGTTTGCTGATCAGTCACCAAACGAACCTGACAAATTAAAGATATAAAGAAATCAGAAACTCTGCGAGAACTTTAACCAGCTTTCAGATACGTTTGTGTTACATGTCAAACAAGCATAGGTAATCTTTTTTCTTAATAGGCTTGCAGATCATTACCACATCAAGAATTGGCAGAAAAATGGACTCCATGGCAGGTTTAACGACCCCTTACCAGGGTTTTATTAAATTCAGATATACACATACCACAAATGTATATAATGTACATAATTACCAGATCACCTTAAGAGTAGCTGATAGTACTTTTGCCAACTCTTAACGCAAGATCACAAAAGCTTAAGTAGATTtgtttaaacattaaaaaaaaaaaagagagaataggTAGGTATACTCCCTACTTTAGTTACCCATACTGTTTAAAGATCTTTCATTCACTGCCCAAATCCCAGAATTTAGGCTTCTCATGTAGGATGAATCATAAGAGCACCTCCAATGGGCGGGGACAAAATATTTCTAAGTAGCTTACCAGGATGGGTTtcgagaaatatatatataaatctcaGACACTATGAAACCTGCGAGTGTCAACCCTCGATATAGTAGTAACAAGAATATATACATCTCAGATCAAAATGTGAAAGTTACCTGATCTATACCTGCTCCTATAGTTGACTTGCCCCGAAAAATCTCAACCAAGGTTTGTGAAATTTACAAAATACGGAGCAGGGATATCTTTTACTACTTGCATTATTTTAGCAAGTTATGAGTAAAAGCCCCAGTGGCTTTAATAAGTAGACTAAAAGAAGGCGAAACATGGCAATTCAGAAACATCTCGACCTCAGGTCTCAAAGGAAAAAGTTGTgcgtaaaaattcaa includes:
- the LOC111208010 gene encoding U1 small nuclear ribonucleoprotein 70 kDa, whose translation is MESIFLPILDVVRLVTDQQTSKPMPSLTAYKQGDGKKIDGRRVPVDVERGRTVPNWRPRRLGSGLGTTRVPGEKITGEEEQKQQQPSQGRSSRSEEPRAREDREKSRDRGKEREREQSRERSHERSRDRPRESHREDKHHRDRGRERESRRAEEIETVVHGITIVTGVGKGKGSTRAASMTTMVGDLVREKRSMRGVGGSRGEVSQRKVVATTKGVDVQAIMMALGGTRR